A window from Primulina huaijiensis isolate GDHJ02 chromosome 11, ASM1229523v2, whole genome shotgun sequence encodes these proteins:
- the LOC140988580 gene encoding probable magnesium transporter NIPA6: protein MGVSDNTRGLILAMLSSLFIGTSFILKKKGLKRAAAAGSRAGFGGYAYLLEPLWWAGMITMIAGEVANFVAYIYAPAVLVTPLGALSIIISACLAHFMLKERLQKLGILGCVACIVGSIVIVIHAPQERTPTSVQEVWLLATQPAFMIYVATTVSMVLVLMLHFEPLYGQTNILVYLGICSLMGALTVVSIKAVGIAIKLTLEGINQFGYAQTWFFLSVAAIFVITQLNYLNKALDTFNAALVSPIYYVMFTTLTIIASVIMFKDWSGQNLSSITSELCGFITILTGTLILHMTREEEPGTTTGTITWYDGDQSKGLEEAHFITLRGSDYFN from the exons ATGGGTGTTTCGGATAATACGAGGGGGTTGATTTTGGCAATGCTGTCGAGTTTGTTTATCGGAACGAGCTTTATTTTGAAGAAGAAAGGTCTGAAGCGGGCCGCCGCCGCCGGTAGTCGAGCAG GATTTGGTGGCTACGCATACTTACTCGAACCTCTTTGGTGGGCCGGTATGATTACAA TGATTGCTGGAGAAGTGGCCAATTTTGTAGCTTATATTTATGCGCCAGCTGTTCTTGTGACCCCCCTCGGTGCATTGAGTATTATCATTAG TGCTTGTTTGGCACACTTTATGTTGAAGGAACGATTGCAAAAGTTAGGCATACTGGGATGTGTGGCTTGCATTGTTGGATCTATAGTCATCGTTATTCATGCTCCTCAAGAACGAACTCCAACTTCTGTACAAGAAGTCTGGTTATTGGCTACTCAACCAG catttatgatttatgtagCCACCACGGTGTCCATGGTGCTAGTGTTAATGCTGCATTTTGAGCCTCTCTATGGGCAGACAAACATATTGGTGTACTTGGGGATTTGCTCCTTAATGGGTGCACTCACG GTTGTGAGCATAAAGGCAGTTGGAATTGCTATAAAGCTTACTTTAGAGGGGATCAATCAATTTGGATATGCTCAGACTTGGTTTTTCCTTTCGGTTGCTGCAATTTTTGTGATCACACAGTTGAATTATTTGAACAAG GCACTCGACACTTTCAATGCCGCCCTAGTTTCTCCAATTTATTATGTGATGTTCACTACTCTGACTATCATCGCTAGTGTTATAATGTTTAAG GACTGGTCTGGTCAGAATCTGAGCAGCATAACCTCTGAGTTATGTGGATTCATAACTATTCTCACTGGGACATTAATACTTCATATGACAAGAGAAGAGGAGCCAGGTACTACAACAG GAACCATAACATGGTATGATGGAGATCAATCGAAAGGATTAGAAGAAGCTCACTTCATTACATTACGTGGTTCGGATTACTTTAATTAA